A window of Pseudodesulfovibrio hydrargyri contains these coding sequences:
- a CDS encoding alpha/beta fold hydrolase, with amino-acid sequence MPVRVFLYVVLGLTLFTLLRYGIFLLSNALAGRLGLIREEAGGLGSAVARGVVTAMAADVVALPSIIFLALPERPAAPTGTPVLMVHGLYHNRTAWLVFARRLRRSGFENLHTFGYNSFTKDFDHALAGLKKRLDTLLAGSPDGRIILIGHSLGGLLCRCAAGDPRFRDKVAALVTLGSPHGGSELAWLGGNRMARGLIPGRTIPEAVAEAPDPDCPKLAVYTMADDYVIPLDLLRTGRPGWDERVCAPMGHVWMLYSPEVADMVTDFLRPLRCAV; translated from the coding sequence ATGCCCGTCAGAGTCTTCCTCTACGTCGTCCTGGGACTGACCCTGTTCACCCTGCTGCGCTACGGCATCTTCCTGCTGTCCAACGCCCTGGCCGGGCGGCTCGGGCTCATCCGCGAGGAGGCCGGCGGCCTGGGGTCGGCCGTGGCGCGCGGCGTGGTCACGGCCATGGCCGCCGACGTGGTCGCCCTGCCGAGCATCATCTTCCTGGCCCTGCCCGAGCGGCCCGCCGCGCCCACGGGCACGCCCGTACTCATGGTCCACGGCCTGTACCACAACCGCACGGCCTGGCTGGTCTTCGCCCGCAGGCTTCGCCGGTCCGGGTTCGAGAACCTGCACACCTTCGGCTACAACAGCTTCACCAAGGATTTCGACCACGCCCTGGCCGGGCTGAAGAAACGGCTCGACACGCTCCTGGCCGGCTCCCCGGACGGCAGGATCATCCTCATCGGCCACAGCCTGGGCGGGCTGCTCTGCCGCTGCGCGGCGGGCGACCCCCGGTTCCGCGACAAGGTGGCCGCCCTCGTCACCCTGGGCTCGCCCCACGGCGGCAGCGAACTGGCCTGGCTGGGCGGCAACCGCATGGCCCGGGGGCTCATTCCGGGCCGGACCATCCCCGAGGCCGTGGCCGAAGCCCCGGACCCGGACTGCCCCAAGCTGGCCGTCTACACCATGGCCGACGACTACGTCATCCCCCTGGACCTGCTGCGCACCGGCCGCCCCGGCTGGGACGAGCGCGTCTGCGCCCCCATGGGCCACGTCTGGATGCTCTACTCCCCGGAGGTGGCCGACATGGTCACCGACTTCCTGCGCCCGCTGCGGTGCGCGGTGTAG
- a CDS encoding HEAT repeat domain-containing protein: MSPLENFRDKEFLDQITILNEISGSKDSEALPGLVDLLKDPVGDTSIDYMVVNALNAVLSSNEDKVIEGLKDPHEGFNILCIRVAGEYGLKGAVQSLVDLALAEEDLDRLMEILTSLARIGDEAAIPVFRQFLNHQDPFIQSSCIEALGKLGDHQSIEEFKKIIIESEADDRFEVCDITTWKAVDGLARNASEDTISFLVRTLHHKNPTVRRIITDALINVGSFSIPMLLEAFETGDTDTKILAANVLGFLRDKIGADGLVAAFDKGQADDANVRYAVYEALGRIGTMKGIICLVDGLSETDELILMAVIGGLEQHINPGMLSTLTKLISAADEQSFRLAKAVINSRAISIFDHLYENQGAGDILVDALAESRDPEIVEEFRDALAEIGGIRAEQDLDRLPVLTVSTRKALAADDSRSMCAMHRAILTDLGFEPFVAANGEEAYEFIEQGETFEVIITDMNMPIMDGMELVGKIRSTPGLEEVPIIMVTTESEASQQGLASKTGVSAFITKPFKPDDLKAKILEVTS; encoded by the coding sequence ATGTCACCATTAGAGAACTTCAGAGATAAGGAATTCCTGGATCAGATCACGATCCTCAATGAGATTTCCGGGAGCAAGGACTCCGAGGCCCTCCCCGGCCTTGTCGACCTGCTCAAGGACCCTGTCGGCGACACCTCCATCGACTACATGGTGGTCAACGCCCTGAACGCGGTCCTGTCGAGCAACGAGGACAAGGTCATCGAGGGGCTCAAGGACCCGCACGAGGGATTCAACATTTTATGCATCCGCGTGGCCGGGGAATACGGCCTCAAGGGCGCGGTGCAGTCACTGGTGGATCTGGCCCTGGCCGAGGAGGACCTCGACCGGCTGATGGAGATCCTGACCTCGCTGGCGCGCATCGGCGACGAGGCGGCCATACCCGTGTTCCGGCAGTTCCTGAACCACCAGGACCCGTTCATCCAATCCTCCTGCATCGAGGCCCTGGGCAAGCTCGGCGACCACCAGTCCATCGAGGAATTCAAGAAGATCATCATCGAGAGCGAGGCGGACGACCGCTTCGAGGTCTGCGACATCACCACCTGGAAGGCCGTGGACGGACTGGCCCGCAACGCCAGCGAGGACACCATATCCTTCCTGGTCAGGACCCTGCACCACAAGAACCCCACGGTGCGCCGGATCATCACCGACGCGCTGATCAACGTGGGCTCTTTCAGCATCCCCATGCTGCTGGAGGCCTTCGAGACCGGGGACACGGACACCAAGATTCTGGCCGCCAACGTGCTGGGCTTTTTGCGCGACAAGATCGGCGCGGACGGCCTGGTGGCCGCCTTCGACAAGGGCCAGGCCGACGACGCCAACGTCCGCTACGCCGTGTACGAGGCCCTGGGCCGCATCGGCACCATGAAGGGCATCATCTGCCTGGTGGACGGACTGTCCGAGACCGATGAGCTGATCCTCATGGCCGTGATCGGCGGGCTGGAGCAGCACATCAATCCGGGCATGCTCTCGACCCTGACCAAGCTCATCTCGGCGGCGGACGAACAGTCCTTCCGGCTGGCCAAGGCGGTCATCAATTCCCGGGCCATCTCCATTTTCGATCACCTGTACGAAAACCAGGGCGCGGGGGACATCCTCGTGGACGCCCTGGCCGAGTCCCGCGACCCGGAGATCGTGGAGGAATTCCGGGACGCCCTGGCCGAGATCGGCGGCATCCGCGCGGAACAGGATCTGGACCGGTTGCCGGTCCTGACCGTGTCCACGCGCAAGGCCCTGGCCGCGGACGACTCGCGCTCCATGTGCGCCATGCACCGGGCCATCCTCACGGACCTCGGCTTCGAGCCCTTCGTGGCCGCCAACGGCGAGGAGGCCTACGAGTTCATTGAGCAGGGCGAGACCTTTGAGGTCATCATCACGGACATGAACATGCCGATCATGGACGGCATGGAGCTGGTCGGCAAGATCCGCTCCACTCCCGGCCTGGAGGAAGTGCCGATCATCATGGTCACCACCGAGTCCGAGGCTTCCCAACAGGGGCTGGCCTCCAAGACCGGCGTGTCCGCCTTCATCACCAAGCCGTTCAAGCCGGACGACCTCAAGGCCAAGATCCTGGAAGTCACCAGCTAG
- a CDS encoding chemotaxis protein CheX: MDVELAKPFIKAAIDVLSTMAFIKPEVGKPYVKRNNVAAGDVSGMVGITGEKNGSVSLSFSKGCAVAIVKNMLGDEIEDIMQDVKDAVGELTNMISGQARAGLAERGLVFQGSTPTVVMGDNHTISHMAKAPIMAIPFKTKDGDFTIEFCFE; the protein is encoded by the coding sequence ATGGACGTCGAACTGGCCAAGCCCTTCATCAAAGCCGCCATAGATGTCTTATCCACCATGGCGTTTATCAAACCCGAAGTGGGCAAGCCCTACGTGAAGCGAAACAATGTCGCGGCCGGCGACGTATCCGGCATGGTCGGCATCACCGGCGAGAAGAACGGCAGCGTTTCGCTTTCGTTCTCCAAGGGATGTGCCGTGGCCATCGTCAAGAACATGCTCGGCGACGAGATCGAGGACATCATGCAGGACGTCAAGGACGCCGTGGGCGAGTTGACGAACATGATATCCGGCCAGGCGCGCGCCGGTCTGGCCGAGCGCGGGCTGGTCTTCCAGGGCTCCACGCCCACCGTGGTCATGGGAGACAACCACACCATCTCGCACATGGCTAAGGCCCCGATCATGGCCATCCCCTTCAAGACCAAGGACGGGGATTTCACCATCGAGTTCTGCTTCGAGTAG
- a CDS encoding N-acyl homoserine lactonase family protein, which yields MSSYKVHPIVMGTKVFDKGMMTYQHDYGTPYTIPIYTWYIEGGDKNILVDTGEMQPIVSEDREKAIGGRIYTFEEGLAKYGLKPEDIDIIIHTHLHNDHCENDYKCPNATIYVHEKEMESVYNPHPLDFRYLEDYVDDAKENGQIVTVNKDTEVLPGITMIHTPAHTPGGMSVKIETDKGSVLICGFCTILENLDPPKEVRAMEMEVIPPGTNTGPYEAYDILLKARDMADYVLPLHEPKWASMETIPE from the coding sequence ATGAGTTCGTACAAAGTTCACCCGATCGTCATGGGAACCAAGGTCTTCGACAAGGGCATGATGACCTATCAGCACGATTACGGCACCCCGTACACCATCCCCATCTACACCTGGTACATCGAGGGCGGCGACAAGAACATCCTGGTGGACACCGGCGAGATGCAGCCCATCGTTTCCGAGGACCGCGAAAAGGCCATCGGCGGCAGGATATATACCTTCGAGGAAGGGCTGGCCAAGTACGGCCTCAAGCCGGAGGACATAGACATCATCATCCATACCCACCTGCACAACGACCACTGCGAGAACGACTACAAGTGTCCCAACGCGACCATCTACGTGCACGAGAAGGAGATGGAGTCGGTCTACAACCCGCATCCCCTCGACTTCCGCTACCTGGAGGACTACGTGGACGACGCGAAGGAGAACGGCCAGATCGTGACCGTGAACAAGGACACCGAGGTCCTGCCCGGCATCACCATGATCCACACCCCGGCCCACACCCCGGGCGGCATGTCCGTGAAGATCGAGACCGACAAGGGTTCGGTGCTCATCTGCGGCTTCTGCACCATCCTCGAAAATCTGGATCCGCCCAAGGAGGTCCGGGCCATGGAGATGGAGGTCATCCCCCCGGGCACCAACACCGGCCCCTACGAAGCCTACGACATCCTGCTCAAGGCCCGCGACATGGCCGACTACGTCCTGCCGCTGCACGAGCCCAAATGGGCGTCCATGGAGACCATACCCGAATAG
- a CDS encoding AEC family transporter gives MSPVILAILPIFGLILIGFILYRLDFPGVGFWPVSERLTYYVLFPAMLVSGLSGRQFDATSMGLSLTLVGAVCLLGAFLVFTRTTFRLDGPVFTSVFQGAIRPNTYVGLSAAAGLLGPDWMTLSAVALLTLIPLVNVLCVLVLSRHGRHGGGLGRVGLQLVKNPLILACVAGMALSVLDVPLPGVLLDLLTILGKAALPLGLLAVGAGLRFHGIGASTLPVALASLAHLVALPLAAYGCARLLGVSGPAVTTALIYTAIPVSVSAFILARQMGGDHEVMALIITAQTVLSALTMPLVLALLG, from the coding sequence ATGTCACCGGTCATCCTCGCCATCCTGCCCATCTTCGGGCTCATCCTCATCGGCTTCATCCTGTACCGCCTCGACTTCCCGGGCGTGGGGTTCTGGCCGGTGTCCGAGCGGCTGACCTACTACGTGCTCTTCCCGGCCATGCTCGTCAGCGGCCTGTCCGGGCGGCAGTTCGACGCCACGTCCATGGGGCTCTCCCTGACCCTGGTCGGCGCGGTCTGCCTGCTGGGCGCGTTCCTGGTCTTCACCCGGACCACGTTCCGGCTGGACGGCCCGGTCTTTACCTCGGTCTTCCAGGGCGCCATCCGGCCCAACACCTACGTGGGGCTGTCCGCCGCGGCCGGGCTGCTCGGCCCGGACTGGATGACCCTGTCCGCCGTGGCCCTGCTGACCCTCATCCCCCTGGTCAACGTGCTCTGCGTCCTGGTCCTGTCGCGCCACGGCAGGCACGGCGGCGGGCTGGGCCGGGTCGGGCTCCAACTGGTCAAGAACCCGCTTATCCTGGCCTGCGTGGCCGGCATGGCCCTCAGCGTGCTCGATGTTCCCCTGCCCGGCGTGCTCCTCGACCTGCTGACCATCCTCGGCAAGGCCGCCCTGCCGCTCGGCCTGCTCGCCGTGGGCGCGGGATTGCGCTTCCACGGCATCGGCGCGTCCACCCTGCCCGTGGCCCTGGCCTCCCTGGCCCACCTCGTGGCCCTGCCCCTGGCCGCCTACGGCTGCGCCCGCCTGCTCGGCGTGAGCGGCCCGGCCGTGACCACCGCGCTCATCTACACCGCCATCCCGGTCTCGGTCTCCGCCTTTATCCTCGCTCGCCAGATGGGCGGCGACCACGAAGTCATGGCCCTGATCATCACCGCCCAGACCGTCCTCTCCGCCCTGACCATGCCCCTCGTCCTCGCCCTGCTGGGCTAG
- a CDS encoding RidA family protein: MTIQRTNVPELPAPLGPYVHAVRHGDTLYLSGLTAHGGDAQDGPIEEQAREIFRRIGLIASAHGTGLENLLKVTAFVTEMDRVDPLRAALFDVYGDNLPASSLVRVAGLFADGLRIEVEAVLAVDG, encoded by the coding sequence ATGACCATACAGCGGACCAACGTCCCGGAACTGCCCGCTCCGCTGGGCCCTTACGTCCACGCCGTGCGCCACGGCGATACCCTGTACCTGTCCGGGCTCACGGCCCACGGCGGCGACGCCCAGGACGGGCCCATCGAGGAACAGGCCCGCGAGATATTCCGGCGGATCGGACTGATCGCCTCGGCCCACGGCACCGGCCTGGAGAACCTGCTCAAGGTCACGGCCTTCGTCACGGAGATGGATCGGGTGGACCCGCTTCGCGCGGCCCTGTTCGACGTCTACGGCGACAACCTGCCCGCCAGCTCCCTGGTCCGGGTGGCCGGGCTGTTCGCCGACGGCCTCAGGATCGAGGTCGAGGCGGTCCTGGCCGTGGACGGCTAG
- a CDS encoding MarR family winged helix-turn-helix transcriptional regulator, protein MFFLKELPTRETLERYHKRFPGMRPEVIEEALHLMKKGSLLIRRLDEYFTGQGLSQLRYLILVVIDRQPDRDEMTVTELAANLDVSKPVMTRTLKGLIEDGYIDIAVHDKDRRVKLVRLTDKARAKLAAILPGYYETIQAAMEQLEADRA, encoded by the coding sequence GTGTTTTTCCTCAAGGAACTGCCCACCAGGGAGACCCTGGAACGCTACCACAAACGGTTCCCCGGCATGCGGCCCGAGGTCATCGAAGAGGCTCTGCACCTGATGAAGAAAGGCAGCCTGCTCATCCGCCGCCTCGACGAGTACTTCACCGGCCAGGGGTTGTCGCAGCTGCGCTACCTGATCCTGGTGGTCATCGACCGCCAGCCGGATCGGGACGAGATGACCGTCACCGAGCTGGCCGCCAACCTCGACGTGTCCAAGCCGGTCATGACCCGCACCCTCAAGGGGCTGATCGAGGACGGGTACATCGACATCGCGGTCCACGACAAGGACCGGCGCGTCAAGCTGGTCCGGCTGACCGATAAGGCCCGCGCCAAGCTGGCTGCCATCCTGCCCGGCTACTACGAGACCATCCAGGCGGCCATGGAACAGCTGGAGGCGGACCGTGCCTAG
- a CDS encoding isochorismatase family cysteine hydrolase, translated as MLRDITKERSALVFIEFQQEWLADDGILQQRLIKDREPFRAAVENGARIIASARANGWTVVHAGLDLSADPGYLLFNGGHDVLGLRQAIPRAGTWQDKGAGRAAPFAPLDGEFVVAGRSGASVLKNSTLDPFLRNRRIDTLFLMGFATHVCVESSLREAHDMGYNAYLVEDACAAFERAQHEHVRKHVVHHFGAETDTAELTAFMEG; from the coding sequence ATGCTCCGCGACATAACCAAGGAGCGCTCGGCGCTCGTATTCATCGAATTCCAGCAGGAGTGGTTGGCCGACGACGGCATCCTGCAACAGCGGCTCATCAAGGACCGCGAACCGTTCCGGGCGGCGGTCGAAAACGGGGCGCGGATCATCGCATCCGCCAGAGCCAACGGCTGGACCGTGGTCCACGCGGGCCTCGACCTGAGCGCGGACCCCGGCTACCTGCTCTTCAACGGCGGCCACGACGTCCTGGGATTGCGCCAGGCCATCCCCCGGGCCGGGACCTGGCAGGACAAGGGGGCCGGGCGGGCCGCGCCCTTCGCCCCGCTGGACGGCGAATTCGTGGTCGCCGGCCGGTCCGGGGCCAGCGTGCTCAAGAATTCCACCCTGGACCCGTTTTTGCGCAACCGGAGGATCGACACCCTCTTCCTCATGGGCTTCGCCACCCACGTCTGCGTGGAATCCTCCCTGCGCGAGGCCCACGACATGGGCTACAACGCCTACCTGGTGGAGGACGCCTGCGCGGCCTTCGAGCGCGCCCAGCACGAGCACGTGCGCAAACACGTGGTCCACCACTTCGGCGCGGAGACCGACACCGCCGAACTGACCGCGTTCATGGAGGGCTGA
- a CDS encoding DUF554 domain-containing protein translates to MLPVGSIVNACAIIGGSLIGCFLQSRFPDRIRTIVFQGLGLCVLLIGVQMALKVENILIVIFAVLLGGITGEWLRLNTLLDRLGNRFKKLVRSKNATFTDGLVTTSLLFCIGAMAIVGSLEEGIHGDATIIYTKSILDGFAAIAFAATYGTGVIFSFIPVLLYQGSITLGASFFQQYFSDLMIAQITGCGGLLIVGIAINLLELTEIRLANLLPSLVYVILLTCFFG, encoded by the coding sequence ATGCTGCCCGTCGGATCCATTGTCAACGCCTGCGCCATCATCGGCGGTTCACTGATCGGCTGCTTTCTGCAATCCCGTTTTCCGGACCGCATCCGGACCATCGTGTTCCAGGGGCTGGGGCTGTGCGTCCTGCTCATCGGCGTGCAGATGGCGCTCAAGGTGGAGAACATCCTGATCGTCATCTTCGCGGTGCTGCTCGGCGGCATCACCGGGGAATGGCTGCGGCTGAACACCCTGCTGGACCGGCTGGGCAACCGCTTCAAGAAGCTGGTGCGCTCCAAGAACGCCACCTTCACGGACGGGCTGGTGACCACCTCCCTGCTCTTCTGCATCGGGGCCATGGCCATTGTCGGCTCGCTGGAGGAAGGCATCCACGGCGACGCCACAATCATCTACACCAAATCCATCCTGGACGGTTTCGCGGCCATCGCCTTCGCCGCCACCTACGGCACCGGGGTCATTTTTTCGTTCATTCCGGTCCTGCTGTACCAGGGGTCCATCACCCTGGGCGCGTCGTTCTTCCAGCAGTACTTCTCGGACCTGATGATCGCCCAGATCACCGGCTGCGGCGGCCTGCTCATCGTGGGTATCGCCATCAACCTCCTGGAACTGACCGAAATCCGCCTGGCCAACCTGCTCCCCTCCCTGGTCTACGTGATCCTGCTGACCTGCTTCTTCGGCTAG
- the aldA gene encoding aldehyde dehydrogenase — protein MKSYQQYINGEFRDAVSGEQFEVINPFTEKVVSMAPKGNAEDAALALEAATAAQKAWAAKPCSERAVYLTKMAEAIRANRVMLAETLAEEQAKVMPLAQVEIDATAAYFDYYAGWSNKYEGEVIQSDRPTENILLYRQPVGVVVGICPWNFPFFVMARKVAPSILTGCTIILKPSSDTPNTTFEFAKLIAGIGLPKGVLNFVSGGGSTLGDALVRSPEVGLITLTGSVETGQRIISATAENITKTSLELGGKAPVIVCADCDMDLTVKAVVASRVIFSGQVCNCAERVYVESPVYDEFMERMTKAMSEVTYGDPFAKTPPDMSSQINAAQLDKIAAMVDRAKAEGAEVLVGGKRAEGQPSGYFYEPTLLAGCTQDMEIIRKEIFGPALPVVKVDDFDEAIELSNDCEYGLTSSIFTSNMSKTMRAINELRFGETYVNREHFEAIQGFHAGWRKSGIGGADGKHGLYEYLQTHVAYIQY, from the coding sequence ATGAAATCATACCAGCAGTACATCAACGGCGAATTCCGCGACGCGGTTTCCGGGGAACAGTTCGAGGTCATCAACCCGTTCACCGAGAAGGTCGTGTCCATGGCTCCCAAGGGCAATGCCGAGGACGCGGCCCTGGCGCTGGAAGCCGCCACCGCCGCCCAGAAGGCCTGGGCCGCCAAGCCCTGCTCCGAGCGCGCCGTGTACCTGACCAAGATGGCCGAGGCCATCCGGGCCAACCGCGTGATGCTCGCCGAGACCCTGGCCGAGGAGCAGGCCAAGGTCATGCCGCTGGCCCAGGTGGAGATCGACGCCACCGCCGCCTATTTCGACTATTACGCCGGGTGGTCCAACAAGTACGAGGGCGAGGTCATCCAGAGCGACCGGCCCACCGAGAACATCCTCCTGTACCGCCAGCCCGTGGGCGTGGTGGTCGGCATCTGCCCCTGGAACTTCCCGTTCTTCGTCATGGCCCGCAAGGTCGCCCCGTCCATCCTGACCGGCTGCACCATCATCCTCAAGCCGAGCAGCGACACCCCGAACACCACCTTCGAGTTCGCCAAGCTCATCGCCGGCATCGGCCTGCCCAAGGGCGTGCTCAACTTCGTGTCCGGCGGCGGCTCGACCCTGGGCGATGCCCTGGTGCGCAGCCCGGAGGTCGGCCTGATCACCCTGACCGGCAGCGTGGAGACCGGCCAGCGGATCATCTCCGCCACGGCCGAGAACATCACCAAGACCTCGCTCGAACTGGGCGGCAAGGCCCCGGTCATCGTCTGCGCCGACTGCGACATGGACCTGACCGTCAAGGCCGTGGTCGCATCAAGGGTCATCTTCTCCGGCCAGGTCTGCAACTGCGCCGAGCGCGTCTACGTCGAGTCCCCGGTCTACGACGAGTTCATGGAGCGCATGACCAAGGCCATGAGCGAAGTGACCTATGGTGATCCCTTTGCCAAGACCCCGCCCGACATGTCCTCCCAGATCAACGCGGCCCAACTCGACAAGATCGCGGCCATGGTCGACAGGGCCAAGGCCGAAGGCGCCGAGGTCCTGGTCGGCGGCAAGCGCGCCGAGGGACAGCCCTCGGGCTACTTCTACGAACCCACCCTGCTGGCCGGATGCACCCAGGATATGGAGATCATCCGCAAGGAAATCTTCGGACCGGCCCTGCCCGTGGTCAAGGTCGACGATTTCGACGAGGCCATCGAGCTGTCCAACGACTGCGAATACGGCCTGACCTCGTCCATCTTCACCTCCAACATGAGCAAGACGATGCGCGCCATCAACGAGCTCAGGTTCGGCGAGACCTACGTCAACCGCGAACACTTCGAAGCCATCCAGGGCTTCCACGCGGGCTGGCGCAAGTCCGGCATCGGCGGCGCGGACGGCAAGCACGGCCTGTACGAGTACCTGCAGACCCACGTGGCCTACATCCAGTACTAA
- a CDS encoding methyl-accepting chemotaxis protein, with the protein MKLNLRTKVLGAITASLLLTGLVIFGFVAAKVNDASHLSFSNSMKLSLSQASINIVQFVDGLKANCLRFALDPDASKVNEITTSYYDKDKPSKSNVGPDDAVGKIWEEKLRRFKKTNPEGTGVLLGKDGSMVLGMEIQMPPHADNREKSWYKNVMKNPDEVLTTRAYITSLGNAAFAVAKAITFQGQTLGAIGIAVRLDSITETLDSYRFGETGYMLLVQKDGIILADPAMPANVNKNANDLADKGYREFLAMTEPNSISLAGAQWMTDFRDVPGTDWRLVTLVKESEVMGPVYGTLRDISIITVISVILITLGIGLFMNRQLIAPLMRIVGVLNKVSEGDYTHDIRTNRTDEIGQTLLALNSMSQKVAQVIGQVMDGSARVSNGSNELASASQSISSGSTEQAASIEEVSASMEQMTANIQQNASNAQETASLATHAATQARSGGEAVAETVVAMRQIAEKIGVIEEIARQTNLLALNAAIEAARAGEHGKGFAVVAAEVRKLAEKSGHSAADISELSNKSLSIAESAGDMLKGLVPEITRTADLVQEISVASQEQAEGASQVNQALHQLDQVVQQNASASEEVAATSQTLNREAGLLGDAVAFFKVRATGRPELPRATPANLPLPSYGDDLDFERF; encoded by the coding sequence GTGAAACTCAATCTCAGAACAAAAGTACTCGGAGCGATTACCGCTTCGCTCCTCCTGACAGGGCTGGTGATCTTCGGATTCGTGGCCGCCAAGGTCAACGACGCCTCCCACCTGTCGTTTTCCAACTCCATGAAACTCAGTCTTTCCCAGGCCTCCATCAACATCGTCCAGTTCGTGGACGGGCTCAAGGCCAACTGCCTGCGCTTCGCCCTGGATCCGGACGCCTCCAAGGTCAACGAGATCACCACCAGCTATTACGACAAGGACAAACCGTCCAAAAGCAACGTCGGGCCCGACGACGCCGTGGGCAAGATCTGGGAGGAAAAACTGCGCCGGTTCAAGAAGACCAATCCTGAAGGCACGGGGGTGCTTCTGGGCAAAGACGGGTCCATGGTCCTGGGCATGGAGATCCAAATGCCTCCCCACGCCGACAACCGGGAAAAGTCCTGGTATAAAAACGTGATGAAGAACCCGGACGAGGTCCTCACGACCAGGGCGTACATCACCTCCCTGGGCAACGCCGCCTTTGCCGTGGCCAAGGCGATCACCTTCCAGGGACAGACCTTGGGGGCTATCGGAATCGCGGTCAGGCTGGACAGCATCACCGAGACCCTGGACTCCTACCGCTTCGGCGAAACCGGCTACATGCTGCTCGTGCAAAAAGACGGCATCATCCTGGCCGATCCGGCCATGCCGGCCAACGTCAACAAGAACGCCAACGACCTTGCGGACAAGGGCTACAGGGAGTTTCTCGCCATGACCGAGCCGAACTCGATTTCCCTGGCCGGCGCGCAATGGATGACCGACTTCAGGGACGTCCCGGGCACCGACTGGCGTCTGGTCACCCTCGTCAAGGAATCGGAAGTGATGGGACCGGTCTACGGCACGCTGCGCGACATCAGCATCATCACCGTCATCAGCGTCATCCTGATCACGCTGGGCATCGGGCTCTTCATGAATCGGCAGCTCATCGCCCCGTTGATGCGGATAGTGGGGGTCCTGAACAAGGTTTCCGAGGGTGACTACACCCACGACATCCGGACCAACCGGACCGATGAAATCGGCCAGACGCTCCTGGCCCTGAACAGCATGTCCCAAAAAGTGGCGCAAGTGATCGGCCAGGTGATGGACGGCAGCGCCCGCGTCTCCAACGGCAGCAACGAGTTGGCCTCCGCCTCCCAATCCATTTCCTCAGGAAGCACCGAACAAGCCGCATCCATCGAGGAAGTGTCCGCCTCCATGGAGCAGATGACCGCCAACATCCAGCAGAACGCCAGCAACGCGCAGGAGACGGCATCGCTGGCCACCCATGCGGCCACCCAGGCCCGGTCCGGCGGCGAGGCGGTCGCCGAGACCGTTGTCGCCATGCGCCAGATCGCGGAAAAGATCGGCGTCATCGAGGAAATCGCCCGGCAGACGAACCTGTTGGCCCTGAACGCGGCCATCGAGGCTGCCAGGGCGGGAGAACACGGCAAGGGGTTCGCGGTGGTCGCCGCCGAGGTCCGCAAACTGGCTGAAAAAAGCGGCCATTCCGCAGCCGACATCAGCGAGCTTTCCAACAAGAGCCTGTCCATCGCCGAGAGCGCGGGCGATATGTTGAAGGGGCTTGTCCCGGAAATCACCCGGACGGCCGACCTGGTCCAGGAGATATCCGTGGCTTCCCAGGAACAGGCCGAGGGGGCCTCCCAGGTGAACCAGGCGCTGCACCAACTCGACCAGGTGGTGCAGCAGAACGCCAGCGCCTCCGAGGAGGTCGCCGCCACCTCCCAAACCCTGAACAGGGAAGCGGGACTGCTCGGCGATGCCGTGGCCTTTTTCAAGGTCCGGGCGACCGGGCGGCCGGAACTGCCGCGAGCGACTCCGGCCAATCTCCCCCTCCCCTCGTACGGGGACGACCTCGATTTCGAGCGGTTCTAG